From Rhopalosiphum padi isolate XX-2018 chromosome 2, ASM2088224v1, whole genome shotgun sequence:
aTTGCCGGAACAACGGTCAGCACCAACGCGAACCGTCACTTCAGGGTTAACGTGTTCGGACATGAGTGCCCCTCAGCACCATCAATCTGCTGGGTGCAACGATAATAGATTCAACGCATCCGCCGCCAACAGTAATCCAGTCGTCATTACAGAAGATCGGCCCAGGACCCTGACGTCGGAGAGGGTGATCAACAACTGTCCAGCAGTAATGCGCGCACGGTCACCGCCATCAACACCGTCACCGCCGCTATCAATGCCgtcaccaccatcaccaccatcGCTGCCGTCGCCGCCATCACCACTATCGCCGCCAACATCAACGCCGTCACACTCGTCACTGCCGTCACCGCCACCATCAACGCCGTCACCGCCATCGCTAATCAACGATTATCGCGCATCTGCCGCCGATTGGAGTCCAGACGTCACTACCTATTCTGCGTTTTCAGACAGGCGTATTACAGAAGACCAATCGCGATTCGTGACGTCCGAGAGGATAGTCAACGACCGTCCGGCTGTAATGTGTGCGCCCCCGTCGCCACCATCTGCGCCCCCGTCGCCGCCATCTGCGCCCCCGTCGCCGCCAACTGCGCCGTCACCACCACCGCCGGCCAACGATTTTTGCGCCGACAACGCTGACCTATCGGACAGCAGCTCTGGCACGCCAAGCTATTACTCCGGACAATCGGGCCAGTTCCGTCGATGTGGCCGGAGTATTATGCAGACCGGCGACCACAATAGGTCGGAGTCTCTGTCCACGTTGACATCGGACGACAGTTCGGTTGTACACAATACGGTGGGACTCGTAGGGAGTCGCTCTCCGCACCGACATGTGAATTACGATCGCCGGGTTAACAATATGATGAGGGAAATGATGGATGACAGCGATTATCAGTTCGAGCCCGAAAATACGAACAACAGCCACGACTACAGCTTCCAGAACGACTTCTACCGTAGCCCCGACGAAAACGCGGGCGCTGTCGTCTGGCCGCCCCCTTACGATAGCGTCAGTGACGTGAGCATGCCAGGCCCGGCGATTATCGGTCCCTGGTCGTTGTCGAATCACACGTCGAGAAGTGACCGAGTTATGGAAAATGGCGACTCGAGGATTTCGGATCGGTACGATACGTCCTGTTCGGAGGATGATATTGCGTCGGGGCCGGACGACTACGACGATCGCCCGGACATATCGCACAACAGCAGCTTCGAATGATTCAAAACTATAATTACAACCACTACGGCACTAGTTCAAAAAAAGGGAttcaacacaaaatatattcgaaaaatataaacaaaatttaaaaactttaaaattttattaatctcATTTACTAACGTTATACGGCGtattttatagcattatatCGGTACGTCGTACGTATAGGCGTATTTAGGGGGAGCTTGGCGAGGGCCTAGCCATCCAGTTCGAAAAATAGCCACCTCAATAATGTTGGgccatctaaattttaaaaatattcaaatcaatattttttacgatattaataaaattaataattattgtcgttgtttaaaaaaatgatatcgataaaaataatagtttatgttttatgCCACTTTTTCCATCATtacatttcttataatattatacaatagtgcGTTATTTTCGTCTATCAATATTATGTCGTTTAGGTTAAATTgtgcttattttaaatatttatttaaatttaagaggacgtcacacccgcatgtgttattTACGACATAGACAAAAACAAAACGttctaaagtaaatataatatctattataaaattaaaattttgaaaagttaaaggttatcaagtttttgaaatttttgctattcctaaacgatataataaacattatattaagaataatggaaaaaactcaTTGTCTTGCCTTCCAAAATATTGCAGTTATCCAACTTACTAGCACTTTAGAGTTTAGGGGATATTGTAAGAACGACCCTTTAAtgcataagttattatttaacttaatacccatttataattaaatacctagaatctagatacactatattactataatattgctattatttaaagtatgagAATAAGCGTATCCagcagtggcggctcgtgccTAGGTGTGCAGGTGTGCGCACACCACAtagattaatatagatataatagtaaaaatgtataataataatgtacatatactaatttattaattttaatacaatatctgTTAAACTtaagttgtttattatataaaaaaaattaaattttaaaaacaaaaacgacaatttattattattatactcctaAAATTTAATTGAGTTATGTAACAAATACACATCAATTGGTGTGCAGCTCAGTCTGAACACCGCCCGTCCGTATAAAATACGTTTAGTTATCGAGTGAGGAATCGGCAATTATATGTGACTTTGGTGTGCAGCTCCTACTGCACACTCGTCAAGCGGTcgcacaaataaaaatttaaaatgctaataaatattttactaattacatttatattttgaactaattattttttttgtttaatcaacTTTTGAAATAATTGCACACCACCTACTTTGAACACCACGAGCCGCCACTGGTATCCAGACGTCCATAGCTGAGGAGgcaaattgtaaaattttagtatttacatactACATAAGTTAGGTACTGATTAGGTACTTTATACTGGTAAAACTCTCCAATAAGTCGCAGAGGAGGCAGCTGCCCACCCTTCCTCCCCCGTAGACATGCCTATTATGAGGATGAGTGATATTTTGTTtggagaattaaaaataaaatataatacaatgttcacaagttatttgtattttatgatgtatattttcAGATGTACATCTGTTAAGGGGTGTGGGGGGGGGCAAAGCCGGTACATATCTACCCCTAGAAGTGCTACAGccccccctaaaaaaaaaattgaccacCCTACGTCTATGGTCGTACGTAAATGAcacttgatatttaaataatgcaaacatttataattattgtcaaaacTCGTCAATGTTCCAGCAGAATtaacacaattatataatagtaatgagtaatgacgtaTAAATCtaatacgaaaaatatatttatcatggttcatgatcataaaataaaaaccatcagattttatcaaaatgtcTTATGGATGACACACGTGatgcttaattaataaatcacaaatatttattaagattttttcgATAACAATTCTGTACATCATATGAGAACAGCTCCAGAGACTTGGTTAGGGGACTATAGGGCAGAGAGTGAtaagtcataaatcataatattcataataataatatcataccatggtatattttatattattattataaactatagtttatttatacttcataatatagataatattaatcctTAACAACACTTATACGTATCTATAACACAGAATAGATGAAATCAGAATGGTCATTAGTGATGAATGATGATGATCAAAATTGGTCTTGGTCTTGCGGTTTCGACCACTTCCAAAACAAGACGAACAgtgcaagatttttttttttttatatattgttttacatgcgtaaatataatatatgtcggcattttattttaaatatattatttttttgacatattatttaaataagctgTTAAGTCATAATAtcagtaacattattattattattaattatattaagtaattattggaatttttttttaaatattatacatgcatgtATTTTACATACCGGAATTTTTTTACCGCGATTCCTTTTTACCTATTGGCtaatagatatacattttttattattgtttatttcaacaACAGGGCCAATTCTTGATATCGTGATAAACTGTCACATTgattatcgatataatatttatcgcattaaaataaatattcggaTAGGGTAGGTAGGTATTCTTGAAATATGGTATTCGACTATTTGTCTACTGGTGTTAAGAGTCAGTGATAATCGTTACTCGCATAAGGTGGGATGGGGCCAGTTGGACCCCGTGATAAGAAATTATAAGTgataacagaaattaaaagttCGAACACTAACCTCAAATcgcaaaaattcaaattaataccaACTATTCAACATTGTAAATAATTCTACTACGATTTTTGAGTATATAAATTTCTCAGCCTGGTCCCCAGAACCAGATACATTATTTATCCGTCGTATTCTGTCGgtcgaaattaataaattaccgttattcaacattttaacgactttaacgGGCAACGAATAACGATTACTTGTTTTACGTTTGCTGCCCCTGGCTGGAAGTTTGGTTCAACATTTAACATAAGTAAAACTTGTGTATAATAAGTGCCTAAAtcaattgtttgtaatatatttgaatgtttattaattaattaatatccaaCTAGTAAGTACTACCTTTATTTTTAAGCCATTGGCGCAACTATAGACCtaaataacaaatgtttgtTATAGAATTTCacacattattacttatttgtatgttgtacattaacaacttatatattattacactcataaagtaaataatttccttattatttcaatataaatatataatacataaatactttacaactcataataagttataaattacatatattttatatttatcaataagatcattacatgttattttaaaattattttcctttttttctttgttaatcGTCTTAGTTGCACTGTGGTCTCTATGTTACACTGTCCTATAAATGTTAGTATTCTATCTTAtgtgttttatgttttgttaataggtacatgtttaacataattaacaGTGTAACAACAATTCATAACAAAATTAGTAAGTTccatcaatatttgtatttagtctagtatataaattgttttttatttgctgTGCGTATTTATCATATTGCCTTCAAAGCTTAACCTGGTTTCAACCTAAATTTGAACAATTCCCTTATTAGTCAatcattgatgaaaaaaaattagttttaattttgagaaaTTTTTATTACCTCAAATACTAagttatatgtaaatgtatcaTAAATAGAAATCGTGTACTggatatttttgctttttaatggtgtgtatgaaaacaaattgtttttaattattgttattgttgacaatattatacctattattaaataatgattaatttatataataaacagaaaGACAGTCTTTCAAAGATTGACTATTGTTGAAAATCAGTTCTTTTAGAATTACAACAGTACACAAATAACCTCAcagaaattgtataatttttattttctgaataaacatgatttgttatgtttatggttgaataatgtaaatttacttttttaaattagaaattatacttCCAGATCTGAAAGAAAAATACTACAAGGATTATCAGAGAATCTGTACAGTAACTGAACAGAAACAATGATCTGTTGATGTTTTTGAAGAGGACTGTTCTCCAAAATCATGACTATGTCCACAACAAATTGGACCTTAGTACCTATGTTGTAAATACTGTGAATattgtaattcatttaaatttaattttctacttgTCCACTTACAAAAAACTATTCAACTGGGGAattaattgtacttattattgtagGCGGTCTGTTATTgttcaatgttataaattataatattccttttattattaaattatgtaatttattaagtttattgttattgaattattttatttataaaatttactgttatttaattatattattattaagtgagTAACTAccagtaaaaaattatacttttttttttcaaaaatgatgattttaaaataaattatagagttAATAAACTAACGTacccattacatttttttttaaatactacttaaaaattaaaaagtgatgttcttcttattaaaattaatcttataatgtttatacaaaaactGTATTTAAGCATTTTCAGATCTGTTGGTTGCAGTAAGAACTATTTATGAGAAACTGTTTTGctttcaatttttaatcctaactataaaaaaattgagtaaGTGGGTGTTGCTTTGCTGTACAATAGGTTAATAATGGGTGTACtgacatttaaattcaatgaaataaaatcattatatcagaaaaacaattatgaacaaAGATGTTCTATCAGCCTACATTATTACTAAGTAGATTTGATGGCATTGtgaataaagtaattaattttactattgcaTTAGTACAGCAGTaggttaaattcatttttacaggaaaaacaatgcatttgaaaatgccattatatgtataaaaatataataatatacttgctaTATAACTTCTTATGAAGAATCATGTATACAATttccaaaacttaaaaatagaagAAAGACAACTTTTAACTACGAAAAAGTTTgttctttttttgaaatttgatagGTAAATGTCAaggtataaacttataatacttataaaaacaaatcaagacttatgaattatgattatccttatattacatttttaaggttttttacaCAACACAAAAAGTTTTATGGACATTTGTGATctgtgttttgtttatatttcaataatattagttatagccAGGCTGTCAGATCCTTATTTCTTTCATCAGTAGAAGGGGTTTATATAGGCAagttctatacattataattattttttaaaaataaaatattggttggTCGGTTGATTCTTCTATTATTCTATCTctatgatacaatttattttataaattattttgtcatacagTACACCTCAAATAGTGAAcgcattatgtattttattaaattggcaTACAGATTTGAAGGTATTTTGTATAGGCAACCCTACCGCACATtcaatattttcgctattttcTATTTTCCTCATAaactattgcataatatttaaaaactgtcgactcatttataattatataactgtccaaattctgatttttttatgaatttttgtccaaaaattcaatttattattacgttttcaaAAATCTAACTCCAAAACTAAACCCTTTAATACTGGCCCCATCTAGATAAAATCTTCAATGATCGACGCAGATGCGTCCCTAGATAATCTTCCAAATACTAAAGGTTTTTCAACTCAATTATTTAGACGGTAAGtggtgatttaaatttaaagttttcaaaaaaggaaATTGGCGGGAAATTTGGTTTTagcaatttcttaattttaaaattaaaattcaacatttttgagaACAAAAATTTGATCTCAAGGTGTCACTGCATTGAACCTCGAAGATTTCGAAACGATACAActatgaactataatattaaaaagttagtaCTTCAAGTTGAACCTCAAAATCTATGgatgaatatcataataacaacatattatatcatgtgttAAAATAACGAGTTGTAAAATGCGAAGTTTTAGAAAAGTTATgttgtataacataaaactttttaaatatttattttatttacttaatgcgAGTCTGCGTCATATTCAACATTAGGTACTTAGGTCAATTTCTTTAATGAATCTGgtttcaaagtaaataattatatttttcagttatataaaagtttaacattaccctaaacggtataataatactgaatcttctacattttaattaccaaaagcaacaaaaaaattatgaaaaattacgaCTAGGTACAATTTGTAAGAAATACGATATATTCGCAAACGTCaaagtcatataatattctatgtaaataaaaaaactacattacttattatacgtacaattaCAAAAGGTAGACCTTAAACACCTTTTCAAAAGcgtaaatattcttaatttcgtACTGTGTTTCATCATTATCTATGagtactattattacttattagtactgTATACTtgcattaaattgttaaattttaggaAGGCATTCATATTTAGTAAAACACTaggtaagtatacatattatttagaaatagtttTTCATCAAATCATATCGAGAATCATGCGgcaatgatatgatatattataattttgaaaaaattttacgaaaaaaCTATTGTCTCTACAGCTATAAAAGTTACGTTCCTAAACAATGGTTAGGCCTCTCCAAAAATTACCCTGTAGTTGGGGTAcctttaacccccccccccccaaatata
This genomic window contains:
- the LOC132918913 gene encoding uncharacterized protein LOC132918913 yields the protein MKSRTECSPRIIKRTNIKAQTDDAIKYGFYRQINHLSIVRLDNETDKLNYSSWLTRLDNENSALKMHLIKILFISLRSDRSFQMFLKPPPDDLNDLELNSDNTMDMIKYLQDNNIADEPLINEDNPEEIKHKRSAAVATDMRSYTTIKTSPYFVQSFYVRSDFPIYTWYNPTSIKLPSSFDHNQWELYLNRFQILTESKHFNSKHRNECDDIIPIDQISKEVATAFNWHPYSILSNEINRPKRTPGYIEIDVNIANQQCNQQQIDDAAFAVVYCKVFPGNKVLDPKLYSITLIPDAKFIYKMTGVTLVDYSNLKSKKEDPQPNACKLRQRKRIPKNSCEVNDGTLCQGSAKSLPEQRSAPTRTVTSGLTCSDMSAPQHHQSAGCNDNRFNASAANSNPVVITEDRPRTLTSERVINNCPAVMRARSPPSTPSPPLSMPSPPSPPSLPSPPSPLSPPTSTPSHSSLPSPPPSTPSPPSLINDYRASAADWSPDVTTYSAFSDRRITEDQSRFVTSERIVNDRPAVMCAPPSPPSAPPSPPSAPPSPPTAPSPPPPANDFCADNADLSDSSSGTPSYYSGQSGQFRRCGRSIMQTGDHNRSESLSTLTSDDSSVVHNTVGLVGSRSPHRHVNYDRRVNNMMREMMDDSDYQFEPENTNNSHDYSFQNDFYRSPDENAGAVVWPPPYDSVSDVSMPGPAIIGPWSLSNHTSRSDRVMENGDSRISDRYDTSCSEDDIASGPDDYDDRPDISHNSSFE